The Rhodopirellula islandica genome segment TCAAACACAACGCTCCAAAGGCCCCCAGGCAACCGGCCAAGAACCCCCATTTGACAGTCGCGAAGTGCTCGCCAGAGAAACTGAACGAGTCTCCTTTGACGCCCATCATGGCCAAACCGCCCAAGATCGCGATGACCAAGTAAGCGATGCCGATGAACACGTAAGGTTTGAACGGCGACCAAAGCGGAACGCCGTTGACCCGTGGGGCCTGGGCATTGCCGATCGTGGGGCCATAACAACCCCAAAACAACGCCGTGCCGATTGCGAAAAGAATAGGAATCAACATTTTGTTCATAGAACCGTCAGTAGGAGGGATGGCGGTGGGAGCGTCGGAAAGTCGGCGAACGAATGGAAGAAGCGACCATTCGCTGCTGCCAAGACGATCAAACGTTGAACAAGAAGTGACAGATGTCACCGTCTTGCATCACGTACGTTTTGCCTTCCACACGAAGTTTACCGGCTTGGCGAATGTCTTTCTCAGTCTTGTATTCTTCTAACTCGGGCAACTGGTAAATCTCAGCCCGAATGAACCCACGTTCGAAATCGCTGTGGATCACGCCCGCCGCTTGCGGCGCGGTTGATCCAATCCGGACCGGCCAAGCTCGGACTTCCGTTTCGCCGGCGGTGAAGAAGCTTTGCAGCCCCAGCGTGCGATAGGCTTCCCGTGCGATGATGTTCAGCGATGGCTCTTCCAAGCCCACGTCCGCCAACATCTCGGCGCGGTCTTCTTCGTCGAGTTCCGCGATCTCGGATTCCAATTTGGCGCAAACGCAGGCCACCGAGGCTCCCGTCTTGGCCGCGTGCTCACGGACCTTGTCCACCAACTCGTGTTCGCCCTGGAGGTCGTTTTCGTCGACGTTGGCGATGTACAGAATCGGTTTCGCGGTCATCAAGCCATAGCTGCTGATCGCGGCTTGTTCGGCTTCCGTCAATTCCAACGTTCGCAGCGGTTGCTCGGTTTCCAGGTGAGCGTTGCACTTCTCGATCACGGCCACTCGAAGCTTGGCTTCTTTGTCACCGCTGCGTGCCGTCCGTTGGGCCTTGCCCAACGCGTTTTCGAGCGTTTGCATATCGGCCAAAACCAACTCGGTTTCGATCGTGTCGATGTCCGCAATTGGATTGACTTGACCACTGACGTGAATCACATCGGGATCTTCAAAGCAACGCACGACCTGCATGATCGCATCGACTTGACGGATATGGCTGAGAAACTTGTTGCCCAGACCTTCGCCTTCGGCCGCACCTTTGACGATGCCAGCGATATCGACCAGCTTCAACGCGGACGGAATGACCTTTTGAGGTTTGATAAAATTGGTGATCCGATTCAAACGCGAATCGGGAACACTCACGATCCCCTCGTTCGGCTCAATCGTGCAAAACGGATAGTTGGCACTTTGAGCCGCGACGCTGGACGTCAGAGCGTTGAAAAGGGTGCTTTTGCCGACATTGGGCAAGCCGACGATTCCGGCTTCCATCGAGTTGCCTGAAAGATTGAGGGAAAGGAAGGGGAGGGAGGGACCGCCATGATCCGGCAGTTCTCGCGACGGCCACTGTTATGGCGATTCAAAGCCGATTCGTCGAGACGACGCGTTGAGGCGGATTCCAGCGTTTTCCCCCAGCGTCGTTCCCCACGTCAGAACTCCGCCTGAAACTGCGTTCGGAACAACGTTCCGTTGTCACCGACCAGAATGTCGCTGGCCGTGTTCTGCAGCGGGCTGCCGTCAAGCTGTGTCACGTCGAAGGTGACCTTCAAACTTGACTTGGACAACGGGTACCAGTTCATGCCCACGGCGTACTCGTTGGCCGCACCATAATCACCGTCGACTCGCGAATAACGCAGGTTCAGATCCAGCTTCTTGGCGACCAGGAACTTGCCGCCTTCAACGTAGTACCCGTGCTGGAAGAGCTCGTCATTCGAAATCGCTCCGTCGCCCTGCAAGTCCGTGACCCAGCGCAAGAACACTTCACTCGTCAAACTCCATCCACGACGCTTCCAAGCGAAGTCCACCCCGTACAACCAAACGTCAAACTCCGAAATGGACACGCCCGGCGTGACCGCTCCGGTTTGAGTCAACCGAGTTCCGTCCGAGAGCCGAACAAAATTGGCTTCGTCATAAGAACCTCCAGACGGTTGGGCGGCCAGCGGTGAATACACCGCCGAATGCCCGAGTCGCCAAAGTGCCGCAGAAGTGTTTTGAAAGTCAACGATTTGCGATCCAAAATCGCCCGCCGGATCCACGTAGCTGGTCGCCGCGAATGTGAAGCGATTGTCGGTCGCCGAATTTGGCAGGTTGGCCGTCCGATACCCGTTCCCGACCATGACTTGATAATGGCCATGCTGAGCAAATTCCCCAATGCCGAAGAGTCCAACGGTCCGATCAGGACGAAAAAAATCATTCGCCATCGGTCGATCCGCGAACCGCGTGTGCCGTGCACCAAGCAACCATTGGCGGCTCGCG includes the following:
- a CDS encoding porin is translated as MANVWGQDASGLDLSAQDTASVLSELQSQLDAQQARIEELQSRLEIAEAPFGLLADEDDGGCTPGMIERVALAAEQPLQTTCDGTEAKAFRTLDYYADYDRGFVIRPFDQKKHPFDVTFNGWAQFRHHSFVTQSDSWTDNAGVTRSKGDRNAFDIERARLAIRGHVIDPRLSYFVQVDGDTDGGHMLDFFDYFWAWQATDRFQIQMGKRKVTASRQWLLGARHTRFADRPMANDFFRPDRTVGLFGIGEFAQHGHYQVMVGNGYRTANLPNSATDNRFTFAATSYVDPAGDFGSQIVDFQNTSAALWRLGHSAVYSPLAAQPSGGSYDEANFVRLSDGTRLTQTGAVTPGVSISEFDVWLYGVDFAWKRRGWSLTSEVFLRWVTDLQGDGAISNDELFQHGYYVEGGKFLVAKKLDLNLRYSRVDGDYGAANEYAVGMNWYPLSKSSLKVTFDVTQLDGSPLQNTASDILVGDNGTLFRTQFQAEF
- the ychF gene encoding redox-regulated ATPase YchF — encoded protein: MEAGIVGLPNVGKSTLFNALTSSVAAQSANYPFCTIEPNEGIVSVPDSRLNRITNFIKPQKVIPSALKLVDIAGIVKGAAEGEGLGNKFLSHIRQVDAIMQVVRCFEDPDVIHVSGQVNPIADIDTIETELVLADMQTLENALGKAQRTARSGDKEAKLRVAVIEKCNAHLETEQPLRTLELTEAEQAAISSYGLMTAKPILYIANVDENDLQGEHELVDKVREHAAKTGASVACVCAKLESEIAELDEEDRAEMLADVGLEEPSLNIIAREAYRTLGLQSFFTAGETEVRAWPVRIGSTAPQAAGVIHSDFERGFIRAEIYQLPELEEYKTEKDIRQAGKLRVEGKTYVMQDGDICHFLFNV